Proteins from one Microbacterium proteolyticum genomic window:
- a CDS encoding LacI family DNA-binding transcriptional regulator, producing MPIERDVPGIVDVAAKADVSVSTVSRVLSGRTRVSDRLRSKVEAAVQELGYRPNAAAQSLVRGRSSTIAVFARNTIRYGYAATLQGIEEAARAAGYVIMIAVVESGDPAELARAVDGTLSQTLAGAIVIEFDEVGVKTLAAMPTSLPVVAAAGARRARGTTPHAFLDDYAGGYEATRYLLSLGHETVHHLAIPATRPRSGRAWGWRKALEDAGAAVPALVQADYSPTSGYDTARGLLGVPGLTALLCGNDELAIGAARAFQEGGRRIPDDISIVGFDDQPFARMWNPSLTTVQQDFVDLGRRTFGLLEQWLASGERAQDSAVTPSLVIRESSASPPRTVSANH from the coding sequence ATGCCGATCGAACGCGACGTCCCGGGGATCGTCGACGTCGCCGCCAAAGCCGACGTCAGCGTGTCCACGGTCTCGCGCGTCCTCTCGGGCCGCACGCGCGTGAGCGACCGCCTCCGCTCCAAGGTCGAGGCCGCCGTCCAGGAGCTGGGGTACCGGCCCAATGCGGCCGCCCAGTCCCTGGTGCGCGGTCGCAGCTCCACGATCGCCGTCTTCGCCCGCAACACCATCCGTTACGGCTACGCCGCGACGCTGCAGGGAATCGAGGAGGCGGCACGCGCCGCGGGATACGTCATCATGATCGCGGTCGTCGAGTCGGGCGATCCGGCCGAGCTCGCCCGGGCCGTCGACGGCACCCTCTCGCAGACCCTCGCCGGCGCGATCGTCATCGAGTTCGACGAGGTCGGGGTCAAGACCCTGGCCGCGATGCCGACGAGCCTGCCCGTGGTCGCCGCCGCGGGCGCGCGTCGTGCGCGCGGCACGACGCCGCACGCGTTCCTCGACGACTACGCCGGCGGCTACGAAGCGACGCGTTACCTCCTGTCCCTCGGCCACGAGACCGTCCATCATCTGGCCATCCCCGCGACACGGCCCCGCAGCGGCCGCGCCTGGGGGTGGCGGAAGGCGCTCGAGGATGCCGGCGCGGCGGTGCCCGCGCTGGTGCAGGCCGACTACTCCCCCACCTCGGGCTACGACACGGCGCGCGGACTGCTCGGGGTACCGGGACTCACCGCTCTCCTCTGCGGAAACGACGAACTCGCCATCGGCGCGGCGCGGGCGTTCCAGGAGGGCGGACGGCGGATCCCCGACGACATCAGCATCGTCGGCTTCGACGATCAGCCCTTCGCGCGCATGTGGAATCCGTCGCTGACGACCGTCCAGCAGGACTTCGTCGACCTGGGGCGCCGCACCTTCGGGCTTCTCGAACAGTGGCTCGCCTCGGGCGAGCGTGCGCAGGACTCCGCCGTCACACCGTCCCTCGTCATCCGGGAGAGCAGCGCGAGTCCACCGCGCACGGTGTCGGCGAACCACTGA
- a CDS encoding intein-containing Rv2578c family radical SAM protein gives MRWQGQKLGVDDTAALPGMERMDGLVRSVTTPEFAGMTFHEVLAKTALNRVPGASAMPFDWTVNPYRGCSHACAYCLSPDTLIMTADGRHVPLREVKIDDEIIGTQKQGAYRRFVRTTVTAKWPTRKRAFRVTLADGTEIVASADHRFLTERGWKFVSGAMQGANQRPYLTTSNRLQGFGLGTPIAHPIESEDRKQGYVTGMIRGDGMIFHRKYDDGHRVRDIHRFRLALADPEPLALTRAYMDDLDIQTTQRPFTVPEGYRPMTALHTARSADIARLEDHIRVPQHRSSEWLAGFLGGIFDAEGSCSRGILRISNANIELLDLIEEGFAHFGFDAVRESKTTTDVCSVRLRGGLAARQRFFRIARPALPRILDVVGTAVKTSSDLRVIAVEDLGYEIDMIDISTGTGDFIANGVVSHNCFARKTHEYLDLDSGADFDSQIVVKINVADVLRSELRRGSWAREPVMLGTNTDPYQRAEGRYRLMPDIIDALAENRTPFSILTKGTLLRRDLPLLTDAAKEVRVTLAMSIAVFDDALQRSLEPGTPTAEARLDTVRAATAAGFRVTVFLMPILPHLTDSVAALDHALGRIRAAGATRVVYGALHLRPGAKEWFLQWLEREHPELVSSYRGLYPGVSAQAPQAYRRWLGKRVQPLLRMHRLDGWDEDDHPRGRPQPGLAARTATTPRLGPVRTTGSAASARPSVAPASEPTLF, from the coding sequence ATGAGGTGGCAGGGACAGAAGCTCGGCGTCGACGACACGGCGGCGCTTCCCGGCATGGAGCGCATGGACGGTCTCGTCCGTTCGGTGACGACTCCCGAGTTCGCCGGGATGACCTTCCACGAAGTGCTCGCCAAGACGGCGCTCAACCGCGTCCCGGGCGCCTCGGCCATGCCTTTCGACTGGACGGTGAACCCCTACCGAGGATGCAGTCATGCTTGTGCCTACTGCCTGTCCCCCGACACGCTCATCATGACCGCCGACGGGAGACATGTGCCTCTCCGCGAGGTCAAGATCGACGACGAGATCATCGGCACGCAGAAGCAGGGCGCCTACCGCCGATTCGTGCGCACGACGGTCACAGCCAAGTGGCCCACGAGAAAGCGCGCCTTTCGGGTGACGTTGGCCGACGGAACGGAGATCGTCGCCAGCGCTGACCACCGCTTCCTCACCGAGCGAGGGTGGAAGTTCGTCTCCGGCGCGATGCAGGGGGCGAATCAGCGCCCCTATCTGACGACGTCGAACCGCCTGCAGGGGTTCGGTCTGGGCACCCCGATCGCTCATCCCATCGAGAGCGAAGACCGCAAGCAGGGGTATGTCACCGGCATGATCCGCGGCGACGGCATGATCTTTCACCGAAAATACGACGACGGACATCGGGTCCGCGACATTCACCGATTCCGCCTCGCGCTGGCAGACCCGGAGCCGCTGGCGCTGACTCGCGCCTACATGGATGACCTCGATATCCAGACGACGCAACGCCCATTCACGGTGCCTGAGGGATACCGGCCGATGACGGCTCTGCACACCGCGCGTTCAGCGGACATCGCCCGCCTCGAGGATCACATCAGGGTCCCGCAACACCGATCCTCGGAGTGGCTCGCGGGATTCCTGGGTGGGATCTTCGACGCAGAGGGGTCCTGCTCCCGCGGCATCCTGAGAATCTCGAACGCGAACATCGAACTGCTCGATCTGATCGAGGAGGGCTTCGCACACTTCGGCTTCGATGCCGTGCGCGAGAGCAAGACGACCACCGACGTGTGCTCCGTTCGACTTCGCGGCGGGCTGGCTGCGCGACAGCGCTTCTTCCGTATCGCGCGCCCTGCCCTGCCGCGGATACTCGACGTCGTGGGGACCGCCGTGAAGACCAGCTCCGACCTTCGCGTCATCGCTGTGGAAGACCTCGGGTACGAGATCGACATGATCGATATCAGCACCGGCACGGGTGACTTCATCGCCAACGGCGTCGTCAGCCACAACTGCTTCGCCCGCAAGACGCACGAGTACCTGGACCTCGACTCGGGGGCCGACTTCGACTCCCAGATCGTGGTGAAGATCAACGTCGCCGACGTGCTGCGCAGCGAGCTGCGGCGCGGGTCGTGGGCGCGGGAACCCGTGATGCTCGGCACGAACACCGATCCGTATCAGCGGGCCGAGGGTCGCTACCGCCTGATGCCCGACATCATCGATGCGCTCGCCGAGAACCGCACGCCGTTCTCGATCCTCACCAAGGGCACGCTGCTCCGGCGTGACCTTCCGCTCCTCACCGATGCGGCGAAAGAGGTGCGGGTGACGCTCGCGATGTCGATCGCGGTGTTCGACGATGCGCTGCAACGATCGCTCGAGCCCGGCACCCCCACCGCGGAGGCGCGGCTCGACACCGTTCGGGCGGCGACCGCGGCCGGGTTCCGCGTGACGGTCTTCCTCATGCCGATCCTCCCGCACCTCACCGACTCGGTCGCCGCCCTCGACCACGCTCTCGGGCGCATCCGTGCCGCCGGCGCGACGAGGGTCGTTTACGGGGCACTTCACCTTCGGCCCGGGGCGAAGGAGTGGTTCCTGCAGTGGCTCGAGCGCGAGCACCCGGAACTCGTCTCCTCCTACCGTGGTCTGTACCCGGGGGTGTCGGCGCAGGCACCGCAGGCCTACCGGCGCTGGCTCGGTAAGCGCGTGCAGCCGCTGCTGCGGATGCATCGCCTCGACGGATGGGACGAGGATGACCACCCGCGCGGCCGGCCGCAGCCGGGGCTCGCCGCGCGCACGGCGACCACACCGCGACTCGGGCCCGTCCGCACCACCGGGTCGGCGGCATCCGCCCGCCCGTCCGTCGCCCCCGCGAGCGAACCCACCCTGTTCTGA
- a CDS encoding alpha-galactosidase, with protein MTTQAISEVQGDLPEPWPSVVTLRAAGAALILAVPQSALPHVVHWGADLPDAGTDTAREIALHAQAPLATNGVDGAVVVSVLPENSTGWTGTPGLSGHRSGGSWSTKFVPDAVRVLIDDDRGGRVEVDARDLDARLRLLMVIEMLPSGLVRFDAEVTNEADGYYTVNDLQLALLVPHRAEVLFDLAGRWAKEKMPQWRDFTVGTHLREGRHGRTGADAATLLIAGSADLDFDRGEAWGLHVAFSGNHRLLAERAFSGERVLMGGELLLPGEIRLGRGETYRTPSVFAAYGRGLDDVAGRFHRHLRARAAHPRSVRPVVMNVWEAVYFDHDLPRILELADAAQRVGVERFVLDDGWFGSRRDDTSGLGDWVVAEDVWGGGRFRALVDGVKQRGMEFGLWFEPEMVNVRSELAQAHPEWLLQVPGRLPVDFRHQQVLDLSHPGAFEHVRRQIVSLVREYGIDYIKWDHNRDLIEAGSTRTGRAGVHEQTYATYRLLDAVRADCPGLEIESCSSGGARVDLEILDHTDRVWASDCIDARERQQIQRWTAQLLPPELVGSHIGADRAHTTRRRLDLDFRAATALFGHFGIEWDLTSASEGEIARLAEWVAYYKDVRGLIHSGTVVRRTLEGGDLWLHGAVAEDRTRALYEVTLRERPVTWPVDRVRLPGLDPQSEYRVTVGGPADPRPFDPRIHPSWFREGTVLSGAALGEIGIHIPALDPDTCVVVNVEALQ; from the coding sequence GTGACGACGCAAGCGATCTCCGAAGTGCAGGGCGACCTCCCGGAACCCTGGCCCTCGGTCGTGACGCTGCGTGCAGCCGGAGCGGCGCTCATCCTGGCCGTCCCGCAGAGCGCGCTCCCCCACGTCGTCCACTGGGGCGCCGACCTCCCCGACGCGGGTACGGACACCGCCCGCGAGATCGCGCTGCACGCGCAGGCGCCCCTGGCGACCAACGGGGTGGACGGCGCGGTGGTCGTCTCCGTCCTCCCCGAGAACTCCACCGGATGGACCGGGACGCCGGGTCTGTCCGGGCACCGGTCCGGGGGCTCGTGGTCGACGAAGTTCGTCCCCGACGCGGTGCGCGTCCTCATCGACGACGACCGGGGAGGCCGCGTCGAGGTGGACGCCCGTGACCTCGACGCCCGACTCCGGCTCCTGATGGTCATCGAGATGCTTCCCAGCGGCCTGGTGCGATTCGACGCCGAGGTGACCAACGAAGCGGACGGCTACTACACCGTCAACGACCTGCAGCTGGCTCTGCTCGTACCGCATCGCGCCGAGGTCCTGTTCGATCTGGCCGGACGGTGGGCGAAGGAGAAGATGCCGCAGTGGCGCGACTTCACCGTCGGCACGCACCTGCGCGAGGGACGCCACGGACGCACCGGGGCGGACGCCGCGACCCTCCTCATCGCCGGGTCGGCGGACCTCGACTTCGACCGCGGAGAGGCCTGGGGCCTGCACGTGGCGTTCAGCGGGAACCACCGCCTCCTCGCGGAGCGCGCGTTCTCGGGGGAACGGGTCCTCATGGGCGGAGAGCTGCTGCTTCCGGGGGAGATCCGCCTCGGTCGCGGCGAGACGTACCGCACGCCCTCGGTCTTCGCCGCCTACGGGCGGGGGCTGGATGACGTGGCCGGCCGGTTCCACCGCCACCTCCGCGCCCGGGCCGCCCACCCGCGGTCGGTTCGACCGGTCGTGATGAACGTGTGGGAGGCCGTCTACTTCGACCACGACCTCCCGCGCATCCTGGAGCTCGCGGACGCCGCGCAGCGTGTGGGGGTGGAGCGGTTCGTCCTGGACGACGGCTGGTTCGGTTCCCGACGCGACGACACCTCCGGGCTGGGCGACTGGGTGGTCGCCGAGGACGTCTGGGGCGGGGGACGCTTCCGCGCCCTGGTCGACGGCGTGAAGCAGCGCGGCATGGAGTTCGGACTCTGGTTCGAGCCCGAGATGGTCAACGTGCGCTCCGAGCTCGCCCAGGCGCACCCCGAGTGGCTGCTCCAGGTGCCGGGGCGCCTGCCGGTCGACTTCCGTCACCAGCAGGTGCTGGACCTCTCGCACCCGGGCGCCTTCGAGCACGTGCGCCGGCAGATCGTCTCGCTCGTCCGCGAGTACGGCATCGACTACATCAAGTGGGACCACAACCGCGACCTCATCGAGGCGGGCTCCACGCGGACCGGCCGCGCGGGCGTCCACGAGCAGACGTACGCGACGTACCGGCTCCTCGATGCCGTGCGCGCCGACTGCCCCGGGCTGGAGATCGAGTCGTGCTCCTCCGGCGGGGCGCGGGTCGACCTGGAGATCCTCGACCACACCGATCGGGTTTGGGCGTCGGACTGCATCGACGCGCGGGAACGCCAGCAGATCCAGCGATGGACCGCTCAGCTCCTCCCGCCCGAGCTCGTCGGCAGCCACATCGGCGCGGACCGCGCGCACACCACCCGGCGCCGCCTCGACCTCGACTTCCGCGCCGCGACCGCCCTCTTCGGCCACTTCGGCATCGAGTGGGATCTCACGTCCGCCTCGGAGGGCGAGATCGCGCGGCTGGCGGAGTGGGTCGCGTACTACAAGGACGTCCGCGGCCTCATCCACTCGGGGACCGTCGTGCGGCGCACGCTCGAAGGCGGGGATCTCTGGCTCCACGGCGCCGTCGCCGAAGACCGGACCCGCGCGCTCTACGAGGTGACGCTGCGTGAGCGCCCCGTGACCTGGCCGGTCGATCGGGTGCGCCTGCCCGGATTGGACCCGCAGAGCGAGTACCGGGTGACCGTCGGCGGGCCCGCGGACCCGCGGCCCTTCGATCCCCGGATCCACCCGTCGTGGTTCCGCGAGGGCACGGTGCTCAGCGGCGCCGCCCTGGGGGAGATCGGCATCCACATCCCCGCTCTGGATCCCGATACCTGTGTCGTCGTGAATGTGGAGGCCCTGCAGTGA
- a CDS encoding M15 family metallopeptidase, with protein sequence MTSFDPELSPRRAARAEAERRATEAIEVVTPPGEPVAPMTRRLRRDAPSAAGLGVRWASRPRRVRRRVAVLALGLMAVAAGLIAAGIATAGNVSTPVAAPEAAAMVGPPAVPAEGLPVPVIAEAPAPTSPCDDPAFTAVLATGDDTATIAAIGGAGAFRSAVASGIAPCISLSDPNREWVVVNKKRPFDPADYRPGDLVMPDDVRALKESGLRRTAADALTTLVGAAADAGVGEIGYLSAFRSYENQQATYADRVAVGGVEEADRESARAGFSEHQSGLAVDIVPCNRSCGTLDDVAGSSQGAWVRDHAWEYGFITRYDVGRIDVTGYEPEAWHLRYIGPELAKAYHDGGFTTLEEFFGLPAAPTY encoded by the coding sequence GTGACTTCCTTCGATCCCGAGCTCTCGCCCCGCCGCGCCGCGCGCGCCGAGGCCGAACGGCGGGCGACGGAAGCGATCGAGGTGGTCACGCCTCCGGGAGAGCCGGTCGCGCCGATGACGCGGCGCCTGCGCCGCGATGCGCCCTCGGCCGCGGGTCTCGGCGTGCGGTGGGCTTCGCGCCCACGGCGGGTCCGTCGACGGGTGGCGGTGCTGGCGCTCGGGCTGATGGCCGTGGCCGCGGGACTCATCGCCGCGGGCATTGCGACGGCGGGAAACGTGTCCACCCCGGTGGCCGCGCCCGAGGCGGCGGCGATGGTCGGTCCACCGGCGGTGCCGGCGGAGGGCCTGCCCGTCCCGGTGATCGCCGAGGCGCCCGCACCGACGAGCCCGTGCGACGACCCGGCGTTCACCGCCGTCCTCGCAACGGGCGACGACACCGCGACGATCGCCGCGATCGGCGGGGCGGGGGCGTTCCGGTCCGCCGTGGCATCCGGGATCGCTCCGTGCATCTCGCTGTCGGACCCGAACCGCGAATGGGTCGTGGTGAACAAGAAGCGTCCGTTCGACCCCGCCGACTACCGGCCCGGCGACCTCGTGATGCCCGACGATGTGCGCGCCCTCAAGGAATCGGGTCTGCGCCGGACCGCGGCCGACGCGTTGACGACGCTCGTGGGCGCGGCCGCGGATGCCGGGGTGGGCGAGATCGGGTATCTCAGCGCCTTCCGCTCCTACGAGAACCAGCAGGCGACGTACGCGGATCGCGTCGCGGTCGGCGGGGTGGAAGAAGCCGACCGCGAGAGCGCGCGCGCCGGGTTCAGCGAGCACCAGTCGGGGCTGGCGGTCGACATCGTGCCGTGCAACCGGTCCTGCGGCACCCTCGATGACGTCGCCGGGTCGAGTCAGGGCGCGTGGGTGCGCGACCACGCCTGGGAGTACGGCTTCATCACCCGGTACGACGTCGGCCGCATCGACGTCACCGGGTACGAGCCCGAGGCGTGGCACCTCCGTTACATCGGGCCCGAACTCGCGAAGGCCTATCACGACGGGGGTTTCACGACGCTCGAGGAGTTCTTCGGTCTCCCGGCCGCGCCGACGTACTGA
- a CDS encoding DEAD/DEAH box helicase codes for MPKNKKPAGGRAAKNFEPRYGAQTSFQDRKRRPGADAPAKPGSKSPTHRGYRAPEADTAPAKRRWSASDRAGRDEARGIRSNARADERPARSFDDRPARSFDRNDRPARSFDRNDRPARSFERRDDRPARDDRPARSFDRSDRPARDDRPARSFDRNDRPARSFDRNDRPARSFDRNDRPARSFERRDDRPARDDRPARSFDRSDRPARDDRPARSFDRSDRPARSFDRSDRPARSFDRSDRPARSFDRDDRPARSFDRNDRPARSFERRDDRPARDDRLARSFDRSDRPARDDRPARSFDRNDRPARDDRPARSFERRDDRPRRTDGPNRSDWNASPKRSTEHEQRVDVVHERLQAEAVDAATVTGAGFADLGLGDNIVRALAGLGAEKPFPIQAATVAPILEGRDVLARGRTGSGKTIAFGAPLVERILRAQAGQRREFARAPKALIMAPTRELALQIDRTVQAIARSVGLFTTQIYGGVPQARQVGALRKGVDIVIGTPGRIEDLLNQGKLDLSQVQVAVLDEADHMCELGFLEPVQRILRATAEGSQKLLFSATLDREVAALVDEFLVEPAVYEVAGEDQDSSTIEHRVLVIEHRDKAQILDSLVDREGKTLVFARTRAYAEMLAEQFDEAGIAAVALHGDLNQQKRTRNLEKLTSGRVNVLVATDVAARGIHVDDIDLVIQADAPDEYKTYLHRSGRTGRAGRRGTVVTLITRQRQRRMTELLDRAEIEAPFEPTQLGDDVLEELAGRQLSDVTS; via the coding sequence ATGCCCAAGAACAAGAAGCCCGCCGGCGGTCGCGCCGCGAAGAACTTCGAGCCCCGCTACGGCGCTCAGACCTCGTTCCAGGATCGCAAGCGTCGCCCCGGTGCCGACGCGCCCGCCAAGCCCGGCAGCAAGAGCCCCACCCACCGCGGCTACCGCGCCCCCGAGGCCGACACCGCCCCCGCCAAGCGCCGCTGGAGCGCGTCGGACCGTGCCGGTCGCGACGAGGCCCGCGGCATCCGCAGCAACGCGCGCGCCGATGAGCGTCCGGCCCGGTCGTTCGACGACCGTCCCGCGCGGTCGTTCGACCGCAACGACCGTCCGGCTCGGTCGTTTGACCGCAATGACCGTCCGGCTCGTTCGTTCGAGCGCCGCGACGACCGTCCGGCCCGCGATGACCGTCCGGCCCGGTCCTTCGACCGCAGCGACCGTCCGGCCCGCGATGACCGTCCCGCTCGTTCGTTCGACCGCAATGACCGTCCGGCTCGTTCGTTCGACCGTAACGATCGTCCGGCTCGTTCGTTCGACCGTAACGATCGTCCGGCTCGGTCCTTCGAGCGCCGCGACGACCGTCCGGCCCGCGATGACCGTCCTGCCCGGTCCTTCGACCGCAGCGACCGTCCTGCCCGGGATGACCGTCCCGCTCGTTCGTTCGACCGCAGCGATCGTCCGGCTCGTTCCTTCGACCGCAGCGACCGTCCGGCTCGTTCGTTCGACCGCAGCGATCGTCCGGCTCGTTCCTTCGACCGTGACGACCGCCCCGCTCGTTCGTTCGACCGTAACGACCGTCCGGCTCGGTCCTTCGAGCGCCGCGACGACCGTCCGGCCCGCGATGACCGTCTCGCCCGTTCGTTCGACCGCAGCGACCGTCCTGCCCGCGATGACCGCCCCGCTCGTTCGTTCGACCGTAACGATCGTCCCGCCCGCGATGACCGTCCCGCGCGGTCTTTCGAGCGTCGTGACGACCGTCCCCGCCGCACGGACGGCCCCAACCGTTCGGACTGGAACGCGTCGCCGAAGCGCTCGACCGAGCACGAGCAGCGGGTCGACGTCGTGCACGAGCGCCTCCAGGCCGAGGCCGTCGATGCGGCGACCGTGACCGGTGCCGGCTTCGCCGACCTGGGTCTGGGCGACAACATCGTCCGCGCGCTCGCCGGCCTCGGGGCCGAGAAGCCCTTCCCGATCCAGGCGGCCACGGTCGCGCCCATCCTCGAGGGTCGCGACGTCCTCGCCCGGGGCCGCACCGGCTCCGGCAAGACGATCGCCTTCGGCGCGCCGCTCGTCGAGCGCATCCTCCGCGCCCAGGCCGGTCAGCGTCGCGAGTTCGCCCGTGCGCCCAAGGCGCTCATCATGGCCCCGACGCGCGAGCTGGCCCTGCAGATCGACCGCACGGTGCAGGCCATCGCGCGCAGCGTCGGCCTGTTCACCACGCAGATCTACGGCGGTGTGCCCCAGGCGCGCCAGGTCGGTGCGCTGAGGAAGGGCGTCGACATCGTCATCGGCACCCCCGGTCGCATCGAAGATCTGCTGAACCAGGGCAAGCTCGACCTCTCGCAGGTGCAGGTGGCCGTGCTCGACGAGGCCGATCACATGTGCGAGCTCGGGTTCCTCGAGCCGGTCCAGCGCATCCTGCGCGCGACCGCCGAGGGTAGCCAGAAGCTGCTCTTCTCGGCCACGCTCGACCGCGAGGTCGCGGCCCTGGTCGACGAGTTCCTCGTCGAGCCGGCCGTCTACGAGGTCGCCGGCGAAGACCAGGACTCGAGCACCATCGAGCACCGCGTCCTCGTGATCGAGCACCGCGACAAGGCGCAGATCCTCGACTCGCTCGTCGACCGCGAGGGCAAGACGCTCGTCTTCGCCCGCACGCGCGCCTACGCCGAGATGCTCGCCGAGCAGTTCGACGAGGCGGGCATCGCCGCGGTCGCCCTGCACGGTGACCTCAACCAGCAGAAGCGCACCCGCAACCTGGAGAAGCTCACCTCGGGTCGCGTGAACGTGCTCGTCGCCACGGACGTCGCCGCGCGCGGCATCCATGTCGACGACATCGATCTGGTCATCCAGGCCGACGCCCCCGACGAGTACAAGACCTACCTGCACCGCTCCGGTCGTACCGGTCGCGCCGGTCGCCGCGGCACCGTCGTGACGCTCATCACGCGTCAGCGTCAGCGCCGTATGACCGAGCTGCTCGATCGTGCCGAGATCGAGGCGCCGTTCGAGCCGACGCAGCTGGGTGACGACGTGCTCGAGGAGCTCGCGGGTCGTCAGCTCTCCGACGTCACGTCCTGA
- a CDS encoding AAA family ATPase, giving the protein MIDDHDREALRTVARYLEHVQRVAADDHADGRSALADVISDHLGVDAATVPVTTESLSLHRYVDADIALDELTAVGGGRVIGVTGGDQRWHVSASELLASSYARFAPGPISYETRAIGPGVERRVVAFGVRLLTFDGHPLAVVQRSSSPNVMPPAARLEVFGSDPDATSAALAEIRRLMVERSVLRGQVLSFAPTEYGSHAGATFLPRPSVEADDVVLADGVLQRIVDHVVGIGDQRDVLRAAGQHLKRGVLLYGPPGTGKTLTVRHLLSRTPGTTAVVLTGSSIRFVSAAAEIARTFAPALVVLEDIDLVAADRAYSPEPVLFDVLDALDGLEPDADIAFVMTTNHVQILEEALAARPGRVDLGVEIALPDVTARRRLFQHYAGSLPFSAEALHAAAERAEGTTGSFAKELVRRAVLRAALRGDELPTDDDLAAALDDLLSSGAALTRLLLGGRESLSSSQ; this is encoded by the coding sequence ATGATCGACGACCACGACCGCGAAGCGCTGCGTACGGTTGCCCGCTACCTGGAGCACGTGCAGAGGGTCGCCGCAGACGACCACGCGGACGGACGCAGCGCGTTGGCCGACGTCATCTCCGACCATCTGGGGGTGGATGCCGCGACCGTCCCCGTCACGACGGAGTCGCTGTCGCTGCACCGGTACGTGGATGCGGACATCGCCCTCGACGAGCTGACGGCCGTCGGCGGGGGCCGCGTCATCGGCGTCACGGGCGGCGACCAGCGGTGGCACGTCTCGGCATCCGAGCTCCTGGCGTCCTCCTACGCGCGGTTCGCACCCGGCCCCATCTCGTACGAGACGCGGGCGATCGGTCCGGGCGTCGAGCGACGCGTCGTCGCGTTCGGCGTTCGGCTCCTGACGTTCGACGGGCACCCCCTGGCGGTGGTGCAGCGTTCGAGTTCGCCGAACGTCATGCCGCCGGCCGCACGGCTGGAAGTGTTCGGATCCGACCCGGATGCCACGAGCGCCGCGCTCGCCGAGATCCGCCGCCTCATGGTCGAGCGGAGCGTGCTGCGCGGCCAGGTGCTGTCGTTCGCGCCGACCGAGTACGGGTCGCACGCGGGAGCGACGTTCCTCCCCCGCCCCTCCGTCGAGGCCGACGACGTCGTACTCGCGGACGGAGTCCTGCAGAGGATCGTCGACCACGTCGTGGGCATCGGCGACCAGCGCGATGTGCTGCGCGCCGCGGGGCAGCACCTCAAGCGCGGTGTCCTGCTGTACGGACCGCCCGGCACCGGCAAGACACTGACGGTGCGCCATCTGCTGTCGCGCACACCGGGCACCACCGCAGTCGTGCTCACCGGGTCGAGCATCCGCTTCGTGTCCGCGGCCGCGGAGATCGCGCGCACGTTCGCGCCCGCGCTCGTCGTGCTCGAGGACATCGACCTCGTCGCCGCCGACCGCGCGTACTCCCCCGAGCCGGTCCTCTTCGACGTGCTCGACGCGTTGGACGGCCTGGAACCGGATGCCGACATTGCATTCGTGATGACCACGAACCACGTGCAGATCCTCGAGGAAGCCCTCGCGGCCCGCCCCGGCCGCGTCGACCTCGGCGTCGAGATCGCCCTGCCCGATGTCACCGCCCGGCGCCGCCTGTTCCAGCATTACGCGGGCAGCCTCCCCTTCTCCGCCGAGGCGCTGCACGCCGCCGCCGAGCGCGCCGAGGGCACGACCGGCTCGTTCGCGAAAGAGCTGGTGCGCCGCGCGGTTCTGCGGGCGGCGCTCCGCGGTGACGAGCTGCCTACCGACGACGACCTCGCGGCCGCGCTCGACGACCTGCTGTCGTCCGGCGCAGCGCTGACCCGGCTGTTGCTCGGCGGACGGGAGTCTCTTTCTTCTAGTCAGTGA